From Oryza sativa Japonica Group chromosome 4, ASM3414082v1, one genomic window encodes:
- the LOC4335223 gene encoding probable cinnamyl alcohol dehydrogenase 6: MEVTPNHTQTVSGWAAMDESGKIVPFVFKRRENGVDDVTIKVKYCGMCHTDLHFIHNDWGITMYPVVPGHEITGVVTKVGTNVAGFKVGDRVGVGCIAASCLDCEHCRRSEENYCDKVALTYNGIFWDGSITYGGYSGMLVAHKRFVVRIPDTLPLDAAAPLLCAGITVYSPMKQHGMLQADAAGRRLGVVGLGGLGHVAVKFGKAFGLHVTVISTSPAKEREARENLKADNFVVSTDQKQMQAMTRSLDYIIDTVAATHSLGPILELLKVNGKLVLVGAPEKPVELPSFPLIFGKRTVSGSMTGGMKETQEMMDICGEHNITCDIEIVSTDRINDALARLARNDVRYRFVINVGGDSKL, translated from the exons ATGGAGGTCACCCCCAACCACACGCAGACCGTCTCCGGCTGGGCCGCCATGGACGAGTCCGGCAAGATCGTGCCCTTCGTCTTCAAGAGAAG GGAGAACGGGGTGGACGACGTGACGATCAAGGTGAAGTACTGCGGGATGTGCCACACGGACCTGCACTTCATCCACAACGACTGGGGGATCACCATGTACCCGGTGGTGCCGGGGCACGAGATCACCGGCGTGGTGACCAAGGTGGGCACCAACGTGGCCGGGTTCAAGGTGGGCGACCGCGTGGGCGTGGGGTGCATCGCGGCGTCGTGCCTCGACTGCGAGCACTGCCGGCGGTCGGAGGAGAACTACTGCGACAAGGTGGCGCTCACCTACAACGGCATCTTCTGGGACGGCAGCATCACCTACGGCGGCTACTCCGGCATGCTGGTGGCGCACAAGCGGTTCGTCGTGCGGATCCCGGACACCCTCCCGCtggacgccgcggcgccgctgctGTGCGCGGGCATCACGGTGTACAGCCCCATGAAGCAGCACGGCATGCTGCAGGCcgacgcggccggccggcggctcgGCGTGGTCGGCCTCGGCGGCCTCGGCCACGTCGCCGTCAAGTTCGGCAAGGCGTTCGGCCTCCACGTCACCGTCATCAGCACGTCTCCGGCCAAGGAGCGCGAGGCCAGGGAGAACCTCAAGGCCGACAACTTCGTCGTCAGCACCGACCAGAAGCAGATGCAG GCTATGACGAGGAGCCTTGACTACATCATTGACACGGTCGCGGCGACGCACTCTCTGGGTCCGATCCTGGAGCTGCTCAAGGTCAACGGCAAGCTGGTGCTCGTGGGCGCGCCGGAGAAGCCCGTCGAGCTCCCTTCCTTCCCTCTCATCTTCG GTAAGAGGACGGTGAGTGGGAGCATGACGGGTGGGATGAAGGAGACGCAGGAGATGATGGACATTTGCGGGGAGCACAACATCACCTGCGACATCGAGATCGTGTCCACGGACAGGATCAACGATGCGCTCGCCAGGTTGGCGCGCAACGACGTCCGCTACCGCTTCGTCATCAACGTTGGGGGCGACTCCAAGCTCTAG